One window of Phoenix dactylifera cultivar Barhee BC4 chromosome 5, palm_55x_up_171113_PBpolish2nd_filt_p, whole genome shotgun sequence genomic DNA carries:
- the LOC103717121 gene encoding bZIP transcription factor 1-D-like isoform X3, whose product MGSSESDTPPKATKISGAQEQPPATSSSPTTTMYPDWSGFQAYSPIPPHGFFHSPVASSPQAHPYMWGAQHLMPPFGTPPPPYVMYPHGGLYAHPSIPPGSHPFSPYAVPSTNGNPEASGTVTTGMEGDGKSSEGKERSPIKRSKGSLGSLNMITGKNNDMGKTSGAANGVFSQSSESGSEGSSDGSDVNSQNDSQPKMCGGRDSFDEGSQNDTTGRGSQNGVSRAPIQATASQTIPIMPMPVAGVPGGVAGPTTNLNIGMDYWNASNPPPIPPVRGKVPAATVAGAMVPGGLVGSRENVPSELWMQDERELKRQKRKQSNRESARRSRLRKQAECEELARRVEGLKEENTALRAEVDRMREDYEQLLAQNASLKEKLGEPTKGSEDAKLDENNQHSVDDTQKHSDSIMKAGQADTAPSGC is encoded by the exons ATGGGGAGCAGCGAGAGTGACACGCCGCCGAAGGCGACGAAGATATCGGGGGCGCAG GAGCAGCCGCCAGCCACAAGCTCCAGTCCTACCACCACTATGTACCCAGACTGGTCAGGTTTTCAG GCATACTCTCCGATTCCGCCGCATGGGTTCTTTCATTCTCCTGTGGCGTCAAGTCCCCAAGCTCATCCTTACATGTGGGGAGCTCAG CACCTCATGCCTCCATTTGGGACCCCACCACCTCCATATGTTATGTATCCTCATGGAGGGTTGTATGCTCATCCATCTATTCCACCG GGTTCTCACCCGTTCAGTCCCTATGCTGTTCCTTCTACTAATGGCAATCCTGAGGCTTCT GGGACTGTGACTACTGGAATGGAAGGGGATGGTAAGTCATCCGAAGGTAAGGAGAGGAGTCCTATCAAGAGATCAAAGGGAAGTTTAGGTAGTTTAAACATGATTACAGGAAAGAACAATGATATGGGTAAAACATCAGGGGCAGCCAATGGAGTCTTCTCTCAAAG TAGTGAAAGTGGAAGTGAAGGTTCAAGCGATGGAAGTGATGTGAATTCTCAGAAT GACTCGCAACCAAAGATGTGTGGTGGACGGGATTCTTTTGATG AGGGATCCCAAAATGATACCACTGGCCGTGGTTCTCAGAACGGAGTATCTCGTGCACCAATACAGGCAACAGCAAGTCAAACTATTCCGATAATGCCTATGCCAGTAGCTGGTGTGCCTGGGGGGGTTGCTGGTCCCACTACAAACTTAAATATAGGAATGGACTACTGGAATGCATCAAACCCACCACCCATCCCTCCAGTTCGTGGGAAGGTCCCTGCAGCCACAGTTGCGGGGGCAATGGTTCCTGGTGGGCTTGTTGGATCTCGGGAAAATGTTCCATCAGAGCTTTGGATGCAG GATGAAAGAGAACTCAAAAGGCAGAAAAGAAAGCAGTCAAACAGGGAATCTGCACGTCGATCCAGGTTGCGCAAGCAG GCGGAATGTGAAGAACTTGCTCGACGTGTTGAGGGTTTGAAAGAGGAAAATACTGCCCTTAGAGCAGAAGTAGACAGGATGAGGGAGGACTATGAACAACTTCTTGCTCAAAATGCCTCTCTCAAG GAGAAACTTGGAGAACCCACAAAAGGATCAGAAGATGCAAAACTTGATGAGAACAACCAACATTCTGTTGATGACACCCAAAAGCACTCAGATTCTATTATGAAAGCAGGGCAAGCAGATACTGCACCAAGTGGTTGCTAA
- the LOC103717121 gene encoding bZIP transcription factor 1-D-like isoform X2, protein MGSSESDTPPKATKISGAQPPATSSSPTTTMYPDWSGFQAYSPIPPHGFFHSPVASSPQAHPYMWGAQHLMPPFGTPPPPYVMYPHGGLYAHPSIPPGSHPFSPYAVPSTNGNPEASGTVTTGMEGDGKSSEGKERSPIKRSKGSLGSLNMITGKNNDMGKTSGAANGVFSQSSESGSEGSSDGSDVNSQNLLQDSQPKMCGGRDSFDEGSQNDTTGRGSQNGVSRAPIQATASQTIPIMPMPVAGVPGGVAGPTTNLNIGMDYWNASNPPPIPPVRGKVPAATVAGAMVPGGLVGSRENVPSELWMQDERELKRQKRKQSNRESARRSRLRKQAECEELARRVEGLKEENTALRAEVDRMREDYEQLLAQNASLKEKLGEPTKGSEDAKLDENNQHSVDDTQKHSDSIMKAGQADTAPSGC, encoded by the exons ATGGGGAGCAGCGAGAGTGACACGCCGCCGAAGGCGACGAAGATATCGGGGGCGCAG CCGCCAGCCACAAGCTCCAGTCCTACCACCACTATGTACCCAGACTGGTCAGGTTTTCAG GCATACTCTCCGATTCCGCCGCATGGGTTCTTTCATTCTCCTGTGGCGTCAAGTCCCCAAGCTCATCCTTACATGTGGGGAGCTCAG CACCTCATGCCTCCATTTGGGACCCCACCACCTCCATATGTTATGTATCCTCATGGAGGGTTGTATGCTCATCCATCTATTCCACCG GGTTCTCACCCGTTCAGTCCCTATGCTGTTCCTTCTACTAATGGCAATCCTGAGGCTTCT GGGACTGTGACTACTGGAATGGAAGGGGATGGTAAGTCATCCGAAGGTAAGGAGAGGAGTCCTATCAAGAGATCAAAGGGAAGTTTAGGTAGTTTAAACATGATTACAGGAAAGAACAATGATATGGGTAAAACATCAGGGGCAGCCAATGGAGTCTTCTCTCAAAG TAGTGAAAGTGGAAGTGAAGGTTCAAGCGATGGAAGTGATGTGAATTCTCAGAAT CTTTTACAGGACTCGCAACCAAAGATGTGTGGTGGACGGGATTCTTTTGATG AGGGATCCCAAAATGATACCACTGGCCGTGGTTCTCAGAACGGAGTATCTCGTGCACCAATACAGGCAACAGCAAGTCAAACTATTCCGATAATGCCTATGCCAGTAGCTGGTGTGCCTGGGGGGGTTGCTGGTCCCACTACAAACTTAAATATAGGAATGGACTACTGGAATGCATCAAACCCACCACCCATCCCTCCAGTTCGTGGGAAGGTCCCTGCAGCCACAGTTGCGGGGGCAATGGTTCCTGGTGGGCTTGTTGGATCTCGGGAAAATGTTCCATCAGAGCTTTGGATGCAG GATGAAAGAGAACTCAAAAGGCAGAAAAGAAAGCAGTCAAACAGGGAATCTGCACGTCGATCCAGGTTGCGCAAGCAG GCGGAATGTGAAGAACTTGCTCGACGTGTTGAGGGTTTGAAAGAGGAAAATACTGCCCTTAGAGCAGAAGTAGACAGGATGAGGGAGGACTATGAACAACTTCTTGCTCAAAATGCCTCTCTCAAG GAGAAACTTGGAGAACCCACAAAAGGATCAGAAGATGCAAAACTTGATGAGAACAACCAACATTCTGTTGATGACACCCAAAAGCACTCAGATTCTATTATGAAAGCAGGGCAAGCAGATACTGCACCAAGTGGTTGCTAA
- the LOC103717121 gene encoding bZIP transcription factor 1-D-like isoform X1 — translation MGSSESDTPPKATKISGAQEQPPATSSSPTTTMYPDWSGFQAYSPIPPHGFFHSPVASSPQAHPYMWGAQHLMPPFGTPPPPYVMYPHGGLYAHPSIPPGSHPFSPYAVPSTNGNPEASGTVTTGMEGDGKSSEGKERSPIKRSKGSLGSLNMITGKNNDMGKTSGAANGVFSQSSESGSEGSSDGSDVNSQNLLQDSQPKMCGGRDSFDEGSQNDTTGRGSQNGVSRAPIQATASQTIPIMPMPVAGVPGGVAGPTTNLNIGMDYWNASNPPPIPPVRGKVPAATVAGAMVPGGLVGSRENVPSELWMQDERELKRQKRKQSNRESARRSRLRKQAECEELARRVEGLKEENTALRAEVDRMREDYEQLLAQNASLKEKLGEPTKGSEDAKLDENNQHSVDDTQKHSDSIMKAGQADTAPSGC, via the exons ATGGGGAGCAGCGAGAGTGACACGCCGCCGAAGGCGACGAAGATATCGGGGGCGCAG GAGCAGCCGCCAGCCACAAGCTCCAGTCCTACCACCACTATGTACCCAGACTGGTCAGGTTTTCAG GCATACTCTCCGATTCCGCCGCATGGGTTCTTTCATTCTCCTGTGGCGTCAAGTCCCCAAGCTCATCCTTACATGTGGGGAGCTCAG CACCTCATGCCTCCATTTGGGACCCCACCACCTCCATATGTTATGTATCCTCATGGAGGGTTGTATGCTCATCCATCTATTCCACCG GGTTCTCACCCGTTCAGTCCCTATGCTGTTCCTTCTACTAATGGCAATCCTGAGGCTTCT GGGACTGTGACTACTGGAATGGAAGGGGATGGTAAGTCATCCGAAGGTAAGGAGAGGAGTCCTATCAAGAGATCAAAGGGAAGTTTAGGTAGTTTAAACATGATTACAGGAAAGAACAATGATATGGGTAAAACATCAGGGGCAGCCAATGGAGTCTTCTCTCAAAG TAGTGAAAGTGGAAGTGAAGGTTCAAGCGATGGAAGTGATGTGAATTCTCAGAAT CTTTTACAGGACTCGCAACCAAAGATGTGTGGTGGACGGGATTCTTTTGATG AGGGATCCCAAAATGATACCACTGGCCGTGGTTCTCAGAACGGAGTATCTCGTGCACCAATACAGGCAACAGCAAGTCAAACTATTCCGATAATGCCTATGCCAGTAGCTGGTGTGCCTGGGGGGGTTGCTGGTCCCACTACAAACTTAAATATAGGAATGGACTACTGGAATGCATCAAACCCACCACCCATCCCTCCAGTTCGTGGGAAGGTCCCTGCAGCCACAGTTGCGGGGGCAATGGTTCCTGGTGGGCTTGTTGGATCTCGGGAAAATGTTCCATCAGAGCTTTGGATGCAG GATGAAAGAGAACTCAAAAGGCAGAAAAGAAAGCAGTCAAACAGGGAATCTGCACGTCGATCCAGGTTGCGCAAGCAG GCGGAATGTGAAGAACTTGCTCGACGTGTTGAGGGTTTGAAAGAGGAAAATACTGCCCTTAGAGCAGAAGTAGACAGGATGAGGGAGGACTATGAACAACTTCTTGCTCAAAATGCCTCTCTCAAG GAGAAACTTGGAGAACCCACAAAAGGATCAGAAGATGCAAAACTTGATGAGAACAACCAACATTCTGTTGATGACACCCAAAAGCACTCAGATTCTATTATGAAAGCAGGGCAAGCAGATACTGCACCAAGTGGTTGCTAA
- the LOC103700342 gene encoding AP2/ERF and B3 domain-containing transcription factor At1g51120-like, whose translation MAASVVGARSTAGSMLSMTAMAAAAREGEGSTSTGGRGPLITQRPRDEPGSSMLCSRHNRAWLGTFKSEPAAAASYDSADVKLHGGDSRRNLPWNEVTVREPRFQEQFSTEAVLKMIKSEPYESRFAEYLQLMQSPQASVAAPLRGFLGSGGGGGIFCEMLFTKELAPSDVREDE comes from the coding sequence ATGGCCGCTAGCGTGGTTGGTGCAAGGAGCACGGCTGGAAGCATGCTGTCCATGACCGCCATGGCGGCGGCGGCACGCGAGGGCGAGGGCTCGACCAGCACCGGAGGCCGCGGCCCGTTGATCACGCAGCGCCCTCGAGACGAGCCAGGCTCCTCGATGCTCTGTTCCCGCCACAACAGAGCATGGCTCGGCACCTTCAAGTCGGAGCCTGCAGCGGCCGCGTCCTACGACAGCGCGGACGTCAAGCTGCACGGTGGTGACTCGCGCCGCAACCTCCCGTGGAATGAAGTCACGGTTCGCGAACCCCGGTTCCAGGAGCAGTTCTCCACCGAAGCGGTCCTCAAGATGATTAAGAGTGAGCCTTACGAGTCGAGGTTCGCTGAGTACCTGCAGCTCATGCAGTCGCCACAGGCCTCCGTGGCGGCCCCTCTCAGGGGCTTCCTTGgcagtggcggcggcggcggcataTTCTGCGAAATGTTGTTCACCAAGGAGCTGGCGCCGAGCGACGTGAGGGAAGATGAATAG